In a single window of the Orcinus orca chromosome 9, mOrcOrc1.1, whole genome shotgun sequence genome:
- the LRRN3 gene encoding leucine-rich repeat neuronal protein 3 gives MKDLPLQIHVLLGLAITILVQAVDKKADCPRLCTCEIRPWFTPRSIYMEASTVDCNDLGLSNFPARLPADTQILLLQTNNIAKIEYSIDFPVNLTGLDLSQNNLSSVTNINVKKMPQLLSVYLEENKLTELPEKCLSGLSNLQELYINHNLLSTISPGAFIGLYNLLRLHLNSNRLQMINSKWFEALPNLEILMIGENPIIRIKDMNFKHLINLRSLVIAGINLTEIPDNALVGLENLESISFYDNRLIKVPHVALQKVVNLKFLDLNKNPINRIRRGDFSNMLHLKELGINNMPELISIDSLAVDNLPDLRKIEATNNPRLSYIHPNAFFRLPKLESLMLNSNALSALYRSTIESLPNLKEISIHSNPIRCDCVIRWINMNKTNIRFMEPDSLFCVDPPEFQGQNVRQVHFREMMEICLPLIAPESFPSNLDLETGSYVSLHCRATAEPQPEISWIIPSGKKLLPNTLTDKFYVHSEGTLDISGISPTEGGLYTCIATNLVGADLKSIMIKVDGSFPQDNNGSLNIKIKDVQANSVLVSWKASSKILKSSVKWTAFVKTQNSHAAQSARIPSDVKVYNLTHLNPSTEYKICIDIPTIYQKSRKQCVNVTTKGLHPDRKEYDKSNTTTFMAYLGGFLGIIGMICLFSCLSQEMNCDGGHNYVRNYLQKPTFAFSELYPPLINLWEAGKEKGTALEVKATVIGVPTNMS, from the coding sequence ATGAAGGACCTGCCACTCCAAATTCATGTGCTACTTGGCCTAGCTATCACTATACTAGTACAAGCTGTAGATAAAAAAGCAGATTGCCCACGATTATGTACATGTGAAATCCGGCCCTGGTTTACACCTAGATCCATTTATATGGAAGCATCTACAGTGGATTGTAATGATTTAGGTCTTTCAAATTTCCCAGCCAGATTGCCTGCTGACACACAGATTCTGCTCCTACAGACTAACAATATTGCAAAAATTGAATACTCCATAGACTTTCCAGTAAATCTTACTGGCCTGGACTTATCTCAAAACAATTTATCTTCAGTTACCAATATTAATGTAAAAAAGATGCCTCAGCTTCTTTCTGTGTACCTAGAGGAAAACAAACTTACTGAGCTGCCTGAAAAATGTCTGTCTGGACTTAGTAACTTACAAGAACTCTATATTAATCACAACTTGCTTTCTACAATTTCACCTGGAGCCTTTATTGGCCTATATAATCTTCTTCGACTTCATCTCAATTCAAATAGATTGCAGATGATCAACAGTAAGTGGTTTGAGGCTCTTCCCAATCTGGAGATTCTGATGATTGGGGAAAATCCAATCATCAGAATCAAAGACATGAACTTTAAGCATCTTATCAATCTTCGCAGCCTGGTTATAGCTGGTATAAATCTCACGGAAATACCAGATAATGCCTTGGTTGGACTTGAAAACTTAGAAAGCATCTCTTTTTATGACAACAGGCTTATTAAAGTGCCCCATGTTGCTCTTCAAAAAGTGGTAAACCTCAAATTTTTGGATCTAAATAAAAATCCCATTAATAGAATACGGAGGGGTGATTTTAGCAAtatgctacatttaaaagaattggGGATAAACAATATGCCTGAGCTGATTTCCATCGACAGTCTTGCTGTGGATAATCTGCcagatttaagaaaaatagaagcTACTAACAACCCCAGGTTGTCTTACATTCACCCAAATGCATTTTTCAGACTACCCAAGCTGGAATCACTCATGCTTAACAGCAATGCCCTTAGTGCCCTGTACCGCAGTACCATTGAGTCTCTGCCAAACCTCAAGGAAATCAGCATACACAGCAATCCCATCAGGTGTGATTGTGTCATCCGTTGGATTAATATGAACAAAACCAACATTCGATTTATGGAGCCAGATTCACTGTTTTGCGTGGACCCACCTGAATTCCAAGGCCAGAATGTTCGGCAGGTGCATTTCAGGGAAATGATGGAAATCTGTCTCCCTCTTATAGCTCCAGAGAGTTTTCCTTCTAATCTGGATTTAGAAACTGGGAGCTATGTTTCCTTACACTGCAGAGCTACTGCAGAGCCACAGCCTGAAATCTCCTGGATCATACCTTCTGGTAAAAAACTCTTGCCTAATACTCTGACAGACAAGTTCTATGTCCATTCTGAAGGCACACTAGATATAAGTGGCATCTCCCCAACAGAAGGGGGTTTATATACCTGTATAGCAACTAACCTGGTTGGTGCTGACTTGAAGTCTATTATGATCAAAGTGGATGGCTCTTTTCCCCAGGATAACAATGGATCcctgaatattaaaataaaagatgttcAGGCCAACTCAGTTCTGGTGTCTTGGAAAGCAAGTTCTAAAATTCTCAAATCCAGTGTTAAGTGGACAGCCTTTGTCAAGACTCAAAATTCCCATGCTGCCCAAAGTGCTCGAATACCATCTGATGTCAAGGTATATAATCTTACTCATCTGAACCCATCAACTGAGTATAAGATTTGTATTGATATCCCCACCATCTatcaaaaaagcagaaaacaatgtGTAAATGTCACCACAAAAGGTTTGCACCCTGATCGAAAAGAGTATGATAAGAGTAACACCACAACATTTATGGCCTACCTTGGAGGTTTTCTGGGGATTATTGGTATGATATGTCTTTTCAGCTGCCTCTCTCAAGAAATGAACTGTGATGGTGGACATAACTATGTGAGAAATTACTTACAGAAACCAACCTTTGCATTCAGTGAGCTTTATCCTCCTCTGATCAACCTCTGGGAAGCAGGCAAAGAAAAAGGTACAGCATTGGAAGTAAAAGCAACTGTTATAGGTGTGCCAACAAACATGTCCTAA